One Deinococcus psychrotolerans genomic window, AAGCCTGAAGCGGCTCAGGTCTGGGCCGCCGCCAGTGGGAACCGGCACCCGCCGCACGCTGAGTGTGAAACACTGCGGCCATGAAGGTCAGGATCAAGGAAGTGGCCGCCGCCGCTGGGGTCAGTGCCGCGACAGTCTCAAAGGTGCTTTCCGGACGCACCGGTTACGCCGTGCAGGCCGAGACCGCCCAGCGGGTGCGCCAAGTGGCCCTGACGCTGGGCTACGTGCCGGACGTGGCCGCCCGCAACCTGCGAACGCGGCGAACCGGACAACTGGGCGTGGTGCTGGAGGCGGTGGGGTCGTCAGAACCAGACCAGTTGCTGGGCGGTCTGACGACTTCCAGCGCGGTGCGGCGCACCTTCGACGGCGCGATCATGGCGGGCCTCAGCGACGCGGCGCGGAGCCTGAACGTGCCGGCTCTGGTGATTTATCCGGGCAGCAGCGGCCTGCACCGCACCTATCTGGACGGCCGAGTAGACGGACTTCTGGTCAGCTGCGATCCGCTTCGCGGCCACCAACTCCTTCAAGACTTGGCACAGTTGCCGATGCCGGTGGTGGCCCTGTGGACACAAGGAAAGTTGCCCGGCATCAGCACGGTGGACGTCAATCACCAAGCTGGAGCGCGGCAGGCCGTGGAGCACCTCTTGAACCTGGGCCACACCCGCATCGCCTTTTACGGCGGTGGTCAGGCCAGCGGCGTCGAGCATTTTCAGCGCCGGGAAGCGGGCTACCGGGAAGCCTTGGAAGCCGCAGGGCTTCCTGCGCTGGCGGCCATCCATCAGGGTGAGCAATTGGTGGACGCCGTTTGCCTCGGCGAGGTCAGCGCCGTTTTCGCTGAAACCGATCTGGGCGCGGCAGCGGTGGTTCAAGCTCTGGCTGGAGCGGGGCTGAGCGTTCCCGGAGACCTCTCGCTGGTGGGCTTTGACGACATCCTCGGCGCGGAATACATCGCGGGCGGCCTGACCACGGTGTATCAGCCCGCAGCGGAGATGGCGGCGGAGGGCGTGCGGGTGCTGCTGGCCCGTCTTGGCGGCGCACCTGTGTCTCAGACGCTGCTGCCCACCCGCCTGATGGTGCGGCGCAGCACCGCACGTTTGAGTAAAGGCCCGTGCTAGCAATCATCCAGCAGTGAGCCTCCCTGGCCCACCACCGTCCGTAGAAACAGCGCATGGACGGTCTATTTTTGGTGTCTGGTCAAGCCTTACTCGCTGGCAAGGAGCGGGAACACGTTCGTCCAACCCGCTGGGCCTGAACCCCTCTTGACGGCTGAGAAGAAAAGCGTATACTCCAAATCACGAAATCGTTTTCCTCACATAAGTTTGCGGACGAATGCCCGCAAATGTCCGCCTCTTCCTGTAACACGGCGGCGGAGTGGATTTAAACCGCTTTCCCTTTCTTTTTACTGGCGCTGAGCGCCCCGATAAGGAGTTGTTATGAAACGACTGGGTATACTTTCCGCTGTTCTTGGCCTGAGCCTCCTCGCCTCCTCCGCTACGGCACAAAAGCAAGTGGTGGTGGGGGTCAGTTGGTCTAACTTTCAAGAAGAACGCTGGAAGACCGATGAAGCCGCCATCAAAACCCAGCTCGACAAGATGGGGGCCAAGTACCTCAGCGCCGACGCCCAGAGCTCCAACGAAAAGCAGCTTTCCGACATCGAAAGTCTGGTGACACGCGGCGCGACCGTGCTGATCGTGTTGGCCCAAGACAGCGAAGCGGTGTTGCCCGCCATTACCAAAGCCAAAGCCGACGGTATT contains:
- a CDS encoding LacI family DNA-binding transcriptional regulator, which codes for MKVRIKEVAAAAGVSAATVSKVLSGRTGYAVQAETAQRVRQVALTLGYVPDVAARNLRTRRTGQLGVVLEAVGSSEPDQLLGGLTTSSAVRRTFDGAIMAGLSDAARSLNVPALVIYPGSSGLHRTYLDGRVDGLLVSCDPLRGHQLLQDLAQLPMPVVALWTQGKLPGISTVDVNHQAGARQAVEHLLNLGHTRIAFYGGGQASGVEHFQRREAGYREALEAAGLPALAAIHQGEQLVDAVCLGEVSAVFAETDLGAAAVVQALAGAGLSVPGDLSLVGFDDILGAEYIAGGLTTVYQPAAEMAAEGVRVLLARLGGAPVSQTLLPTRLMVRRSTARLSKGPC